The proteins below are encoded in one region of Bacteroidales bacterium:
- a CDS encoding four helix bundle protein, with translation MSNFENLKVWHRAVELAVSIYKLTAENKLFQKDFGLKDQMRRAAVSISSNISEGDELGTEKQAARQFYIAKGSSAELYTQLVISNKIGYLSEEESKFFLNECKGISAMLSNLIKSRSAE, from the coding sequence ATGAGTAATTTTGAAAACCTTAAAGTATGGCATAGAGCCGTAGAGCTGGCAGTGTCAATTTATAAACTAACTGCTGAGAATAAGTTATTTCAAAAAGATTTTGGTTTGAAAGATCAAATGAGAAGAGCTGCTGTAAGTATTTCCAGCAATATCTCAGAAGGAGATGAACTGGGAACAGAAAAACAAGCTGCCAGACAGTTTTATATTGCCAAAGGGTCTTCTGCCGAGTTATATACTCAGCTTGTAATCTCTAACAAAATCGGATACCTTTCAGAGGAAGAAAGTAAATTTTTTCTGAATGAGTGCAAGGGTATTTCTGCTATGTTATCGAACCTTATTAAATCTCGCTCTGCTGAATGA
- a CDS encoding ATP-binding protein, which produces MYIERKLFHKLSEWKTSGLRKPLILRGARQTGKTWLLKEFAEKEFENYAYFNFEEQPELKQFFSNTKDVKRIIQNLSLVHGRSIEPGKSLLILDEIQECNEALNSLKYFYENAPDYYVVCAGSLLGIALSRGESFPVGKVDFLDLFPLTFSEFLSSADPTLYSYLDGINVPEPIPDIFSNQLTDKFKMYLICGGMPEVARSLIDTYDVSLTQKLLKNVLDAYALDFSKYTENKTVPKINLVWNSIPSQLARENKKFLYQAIKEGARAREYEDALQWLIQAGLVYKIYRSNSPHLPLSAYDDLSSFKIYLLDTGLLRRMALLDPSALKEGNRLFTEFKGALSENYVLQSLVQQFEGLPRYWTSDGKAEMDFLLQVGNEVIPVEVKSDQNVIGKSMTLFNNKFQPRLRIRYSLRNLKLDEGLLNIPFCKFDATTQLVKSATNSIILIDNYLDESVLAILSKRNINVTAAIYTSSVSKQFKLDLKTFNSQYPAIDVHIFTKSHDRFLIIDYKIVYHIGASLKDLGKKWFAFSKIELDANEMITKLNINSYRSKGYS; this is translated from the coding sequence ATGTATATAGAGAGAAAACTTTTTCACAAATTATCAGAATGGAAAACCAGCGGTTTAAGGAAGCCACTTATATTACGGGGAGCAAGACAAACCGGGAAAACATGGCTGTTAAAGGAATTTGCTGAAAAAGAGTTTGAAAATTATGCCTATTTTAATTTTGAGGAACAGCCGGAGCTAAAGCAATTTTTTAGTAATACAAAGGATGTTAAGCGAATAATTCAAAATCTCTCGCTGGTGCATGGCAGATCAATTGAACCGGGCAAATCATTGCTTATTCTCGATGAAATACAGGAATGTAATGAGGCGTTAAACTCACTTAAATATTTCTATGAGAATGCTCCTGATTATTACGTTGTTTGTGCAGGATCATTATTGGGAATTGCACTATCACGTGGAGAGTCTTTTCCTGTCGGAAAGGTTGATTTTCTAGACCTTTTTCCACTTACTTTTTCTGAATTTCTCTCTTCTGCCGATCCAACTCTGTATTCATACCTTGATGGTATAAACGTTCCCGAACCAATTCCTGACATATTCTCAAATCAACTTACTGATAAGTTTAAAATGTACCTGATTTGCGGCGGAATGCCTGAAGTTGCAAGGTCGCTGATAGATACTTATGATGTATCACTAACCCAGAAATTGCTTAAAAATGTTCTTGATGCATATGCCCTTGATTTTTCAAAGTATACAGAAAATAAAACTGTCCCGAAAATTAATCTTGTGTGGAATTCAATTCCTTCCCAGCTTGCAAGAGAAAACAAGAAATTTCTTTATCAGGCAATAAAAGAGGGTGCGCGTGCCAGGGAATACGAGGATGCTTTGCAGTGGCTAATACAGGCAGGACTGGTTTATAAAATTTACCGCAGTAATTCTCCTCACTTACCCCTGTCTGCTTATGACGATTTGTCTTCTTTTAAGATTTATCTGCTCGATACAGGCTTACTGAGGCGCATGGCATTACTCGACCCATCGGCTTTAAAAGAAGGAAATCGGCTATTTACAGAGTTCAAAGGTGCTTTGAGTGAGAACTATGTACTTCAGAGTCTTGTACAACAATTTGAAGGATTGCCAAGGTATTGGACTTCTGATGGTAAAGCTGAAATGGATTTTTTACTTCAGGTAGGGAACGAGGTCATCCCGGTTGAAGTAAAATCAGATCAAAACGTCATCGGGAAAAGTATGACACTTTTCAATAATAAGTTCCAGCCGCGTCTGCGAATAAGATATTCTTTAAGAAATTTAAAGCTGGACGAAGGTTTATTAAATATTCCTTTTTGTAAATTTGATGCTACCACTCAATTAGTAAAGTCAGCAACCAATTCAATTATATTGATTGATAATTATTTGGATGAGAGTGTATTAGCCATCCTTTCCAAAAGGAATATTAATGTGACAGCAGCTATTTATACTTCATCTGTATCAAAACAATTTAAACTCGACTTAAAAACTTTTAATTCTCAATATCCTGCAATCGATGTTCATATATTTACAAAATCACATGATAGGTTTTTGATTATTGACTACAAGATAGTTTATCACATTGGAGCTTCCTTAAAAGACCTTGGTAAAAAGTGGTTTGCCTTTTCAAAAATTGAATTGGATGCAAATGAAATGATAACAAAACTAAATATTAATAGTTACAGGTCTAAGGGATATAGTTAA
- a CDS encoding TraR/DksA C4-type zinc finger protein: protein MAEKTRYSDAELEEFREIILMKLDKAKKDYEILKSSITHEESNDTMDTSPTFKVLEEGATTLSKEEAGRLAQRQLKFIQHLQAALIRIENKTYGICRETGNLISKERLRAVPHATLCMDAKMKQK, encoded by the coding sequence ATGGCTGAAAAGACAAGATATTCGGATGCGGAGCTTGAGGAGTTCAGAGAGATCATCCTCATGAAGCTGGATAAAGCCAAAAAAGACTATGAAATACTTAAGTCCAGCATAACTCACGAAGAGAGTAATGATACCATGGATACTTCTCCCACATTCAAAGTGCTGGAAGAGGGTGCTACCACTTTATCAAAGGAGGAGGCCGGAAGACTTGCACAGCGTCAGCTGAAATTTATTCAGCATCTTCAGGCTGCACTTATAAGAATTGAAAACAAAACTTACGGGATCTGCCGCGAAACAGGTAACCTGATCTCCAAAGAAAGACTCAGAGCAGTACCTCATGCAACACTTTGCATGGATGCTAAGATGAAGCAGAAGTAA
- a CDS encoding NAD-dependent deacylase, whose product MKRLVILTGAGMSSESGIKTFRDSGGLWEEYDVSEVATPQAWSKNRELVLRFYNERRRQLEGCRPNEGHLGLALLEKHFDVRIITQNVDDLHERAGSTNILHLHGELTKARSTADPSLIYNIGYKDINPGDTCEKGSQLRPHIVWFGEAVPMMDEAVDITSEADIFVVIGSSLNVYPAAGLINYAPQKASLWLIDPNDVAVPFDRKVNVIKEKASAGVVALRERLLAMDA is encoded by the coding sequence ATGAAACGCCTCGTAATCCTCACTGGTGCCGGAATGAGCTCAGAGAGCGGAATAAAAACTTTTCGCGATTCAGGCGGATTGTGGGAGGAATACGATGTATCCGAAGTGGCAACACCACAGGCCTGGTCAAAGAACAGGGAGCTAGTTCTTAGGTTTTATAATGAAAGAAGACGTCAGCTGGAGGGCTGCAGGCCAAATGAAGGACATCTTGGTCTTGCCCTTCTTGAGAAGCATTTTGATGTCAGGATTATCACCCAGAACGTCGATGATCTTCATGAGCGGGCAGGCAGCACTAATATTTTACATCTCCACGGAGAGCTTACAAAAGCAAGGAGCACCGCCGATCCGTCACTTATTTACAATATTGGATACAAAGACATTAATCCGGGTGATACCTGTGAAAAAGGAAGCCAGCTGCGACCACATATAGTCTGGTTCGGAGAGGCGGTACCGATGATGGATGAAGCTGTAGATATTACATCCGAAGCAGATATTTTTGTGGTTATCGGCTCTTCACTTAATGTATATCCGGCAGCCGGATTAATAAATTATGCCCCGCAGAAAGCATCGCTGTGGCTTATTGATCCAAATGATGTTGCTGTTCCATTCGACAGGAAAGTAAATGTCATTAAGGAGAAAGCTTCGGCAGGGGTGGTTGCTTTGAGGGAACGACTGTTGGCTATGGATGCCTGA
- a CDS encoding UbiX family flavin prenyltransferase produces the protein MESRNRKIILAVTGASGSIYALKLLETLKQLKSPPEEVAVIFSDTAKEIWLAETGEKFVAEYPAKEFGNKSFYAPFASGSSTYDTMIICPASMGTVGRIANGTSEDLISRSADVMLKERRRLIIVPRETPYSLIHIDNMKRLTLAGAIICPATPSFYNNPKTIDELVMTVVNRIIDLAQFENNSFRWMEK, from the coding sequence ATGGAGTCACGAAATCGAAAAATCATCTTGGCAGTAACCGGTGCCAGCGGTTCAATATATGCATTAAAGCTTCTGGAGACACTTAAGCAGCTGAAATCACCTCCGGAAGAAGTAGCTGTTATCTTTTCAGATACCGCCAAAGAGATCTGGCTGGCTGAGACAGGTGAAAAATTCGTCGCGGAATACCCCGCGAAGGAGTTTGGAAACAAATCTTTTTATGCGCCATTCGCATCTGGTTCTTCAACATACGATACAATGATTATTTGTCCGGCATCGATGGGAACAGTAGGCCGTATTGCCAATGGAACATCTGAAGATCTGATCTCACGCAGTGCCGACGTAATGCTAAAAGAGAGAAGAAGGCTTATTATTGTCCCACGCGAAACGCCATACAGCCTTATACATATCGACAATATGAAAAGGCTTACTCTGGCAGGAGCAATAATCTGTCCGGCTACTCCCTCTTTCTACAATAATCCCAAGACAATCGATGAGCTTGTGATGACTGTTGTAAACCGTATAATTGATCTTGCCCAATTTGAAAATAACAGTTTCAGATGGATGGAGAAATGA
- a CDS encoding sugar transferase, protein MEKRKFRSITLLADIVILTMSFLVMVWTKPASLRSYLPSHTPFFIGLALMWIIVSLLNGKMHRGKIVNYTQLFSRVLASNIIATSITALAMYIIRDYDYSRTIVLGTAILATFGELIIGSVFIAYKKASLQEYEEYDKYKTYRKPSEYDLVKGTNGKGVHTEEEHEINPHIAVALEKECGTEMTLAILKMTGRKLTDHTAVLSTTTVFNITGLVHEKYDYIINLHKINDIRKLDDFLNAVNDKLNLKGYFFCCVETKDQRKHRLLKKYPPVLNYIYYFFDFIVKRIFPKLKFTRGLYFFLTRGDNAVISRAEALGRLSRAGFRIKQESFIGNQLCIEARKVGDPLPINENLYGPMIALPRVGKGGKIIKVYKLRTMHPYSEFIQDYVYKLHDLQDGGKFKNDFRITSWGAVARKIWLDELPMLINFLRGDMKLVGVRPLSKQYFELYREDVRERRIKYKPGLIPPFYADMPADLEGIQASELKYLDAFDRHPWATDLKYFFKSFWNIGFHKARSN, encoded by the coding sequence ATGGAAAAACGGAAATTCAGATCAATAACCCTATTGGCAGATATTGTAATCCTTACAATGTCTTTCCTTGTTATGGTCTGGACCAAACCCGCTTCGCTCCGGTCGTACCTGCCATCCCATACACCTTTCTTTATTGGACTTGCCCTGATGTGGATAATTGTATCCCTGCTGAATGGCAAGATGCACCGCGGAAAAATTGTCAATTACACCCAGCTCTTTTCAAGGGTGCTCGCCAGCAATATTATTGCCACTTCAATAACTGCCCTGGCGATGTACATAATAAGGGATTATGACTATTCCAGGACCATCGTGCTTGGAACTGCCATACTGGCAACTTTCGGAGAACTTATTATAGGATCTGTGTTTATCGCATATAAAAAAGCTTCTCTGCAGGAATATGAGGAGTATGATAAATACAAGACCTACAGGAAGCCAAGTGAATATGACCTTGTGAAGGGAACCAATGGAAAGGGAGTGCATACTGAAGAAGAGCATGAGATTAATCCACATATAGCTGTTGCCCTTGAGAAAGAGTGTGGTACCGAGATGACACTTGCGATTCTTAAGATGACCGGCAGGAAACTTACAGATCATACAGCTGTGCTCTCAACAACGACCGTTTTTAACATAACCGGACTGGTCCATGAAAAGTACGATTATATCATTAATCTGCATAAGATAAATGATATAAGGAAGCTTGATGACTTCCTGAACGCGGTAAATGACAAGCTTAACCTGAAAGGATATTTCTTCTGCTGTGTCGAGACAAAAGACCAGAGGAAGCACCGGCTCCTTAAGAAGTATCCTCCTGTTCTGAATTACATCTATTACTTCTTTGATTTTATCGTGAAGCGTATATTTCCAAAACTTAAGTTCACCAGGGGTTTATATTTCTTCCTTACACGGGGAGATAACGCAGTTATATCGAGAGCTGAAGCCCTTGGCCGACTTTCACGGGCAGGATTCAGAATAAAACAGGAATCATTTATCGGAAATCAGCTCTGTATTGAAGCCCGGAAGGTTGGCGATCCTTTACCGATCAATGAAAACCTTTATGGTCCGATGATTGCCCTGCCAAGAGTAGGAAAAGGCGGAAAGATCATAAAGGTTTATAAGCTCCGCACAATGCATCCATATTCCGAGTTCATACAGGATTATGTCTATAAGCTACACGACCTGCAGGATGGGGGAAAATTCAAAAACGACTTCCGTATTACTTCATGGGGAGCCGTAGCCCGCAAGATCTGGCTCGATGAACTTCCTATGCTTATCAACTTCCTGAGAGGTGATATGAAGCTCGTTGGTGTACGTCCGTTAAGCAAGCAATATTTTGAGCTCTACAGGGAAGATGTCAGGGAACGGCGCATCAAATATAAACCCGGACTCATCCCTCCCTTCTACGCCGACATGCCCGCAGATCTCGAGGGCATCCAGGCCTCTGAACTAAAATATTTAGACGCATTCGACAGGCATCCCTGGGCCACAGATCTAAAATACTTCTTTAAGTCGTTCTGGAATATCGGGTTTCATAAGGCGAGAAGTAATTAA
- the gmd gene encoding GDP-mannose 4,6-dehydratase: MGKIALISGVTGQDGAYLAEFLLKKGYTVHGIKRRSSLFNTDRVDHLYQDPHIENRDFILHYGDLTDSMNLTRIINDVQPDEIYNLAAMSHVKVSFDIPEYTANTDGLGTLRILEAVRLLGLTQKTKIYQASTSELFGAAREVPQNENTPFYPRSPYGVAKLYAYWITVNYREAYGLHASNGILFNHESPIRGETFVTRKITRAIARIVLGLQDILFIGNLSSKRDWGHAKDFVKAMYLMLQQEKPDDYVIATGVTTEVREFIYKTFYSLGIEIRFTGKNENEKGIIVNLDEELFIEKTGKEFLKKFKKRISADPVVVKVDINYYRPTEVDILLGDSSKARNKLGWMPEYDLDGLIRDMISSDLILMKKESHIRKGGYKTFNYFE, from the coding sequence ATGGGTAAAATAGCATTAATCAGTGGTGTGACCGGTCAGGATGGAGCTTATCTGGCTGAATTTTTGCTTAAAAAGGGATATACTGTGCACGGCATTAAAAGACGCAGTTCACTTTTTAATACTGATCGTGTTGACCATCTGTATCAGGATCCTCATATAGAAAACAGAGATTTCATCCTTCATTATGGGGATCTTACAGATTCAATGAATCTTACCAGGATCATCAATGATGTTCAGCCTGATGAGATTTATAATCTTGCAGCGATGAGCCATGTCAAGGTAAGCTTTGATATCCCTGAATATACAGCAAATACTGATGGCCTGGGAACATTAAGAATTCTGGAGGCTGTAAGACTTCTTGGTCTGACTCAAAAAACAAAAATATATCAGGCCTCTACCAGCGAATTATTCGGAGCGGCCCGGGAAGTACCTCAGAATGAGAATACCCCTTTCTACCCTAGAAGTCCATATGGTGTAGCGAAACTTTATGCTTACTGGATAACAGTTAACTACAGAGAAGCATATGGTTTGCATGCAAGTAATGGTATTCTTTTCAATCACGAATCCCCGATACGTGGCGAAACTTTTGTCACAAGAAAAATAACAAGGGCTATTGCCAGGATTGTCCTTGGCTTACAGGATATACTTTTTATTGGAAACCTCTCTTCAAAAAGAGACTGGGGCCATGCAAAAGATTTTGTAAAGGCAATGTATCTTATGCTTCAACAGGAAAAACCTGATGACTATGTTATCGCAACAGGAGTAACTACAGAGGTTCGTGAGTTTATTTATAAAACATTTTATTCACTTGGGATTGAGATTAGATTTACCGGTAAAAATGAAAATGAGAAAGGTATTATCGTTAATCTGGATGAGGAGCTATTTATTGAAAAGACAGGGAAGGAGTTTTTAAAGAAGTTTAAAAAGAGAATATCAGCTGATCCGGTTGTAGTTAAAGTTGATATCAATTATTACAGACCAACAGAAGTTGATATTCTCTTAGGTGATTCCTCAAAGGCCCGAAATAAGCTTGGGTGGATGCCTGAGTATGATCTGGACGGACTTATCAGAGATATGATTTCGTCAGATCTGATATTGATGAAAAAGGAAAGCCATATAAGAAAAGGTGGTTATAAAACCTTCAATTATTTTGAATAA
- a CDS encoding adenylyltransferase/cytidyltransferase family protein, protein MTPATKKVFVSGCFDMLHSGHIAFLKEAAEYGDLYIGLGSDKTLKELKGREPVNSEDERLYMLSALACVKHVSINRGSGLIDFLEDIKTLKPDILIVNEDGHTPDKELLCREMNIEYKVLKRIPHANLPARSTTALRAVKPMPYRIDLAGTWIDQPYVSKFHPGAAITASLEPTLEFNERSGMATSTRKKAIELWNDHLPLEKPEKLAKTLFRYDNDPGTPEVSGSQDSIGITMPGINRFYYEKGKYWPSEFDSITDLKRINWLEDKISMVTLWPRPAGFNVLKETYINEENVQKLTEAADLAWEGLTEMNISKFSKGFLDSFNAQIRMFPAMINPEIEKVISQYKNTALAWKLSGAGGGGYLILVSEKPVPNSFKIKIRIKDLGL, encoded by the coding sequence ATGACCCCTGCTACAAAGAAAGTCTTCGTCTCCGGTTGCTTCGACATGCTTCACTCCGGTCATATTGCATTTCTAAAAGAAGCTGCAGAATATGGAGATTTATATATTGGTCTGGGTTCGGATAAAACACTTAAGGAGCTCAAGGGCCGCGAACCTGTAAACTCTGAAGATGAAAGGCTGTATATGCTGAGTGCCCTTGCCTGTGTAAAACATGTAAGCATAAACAGAGGAAGCGGATTGATTGATTTCCTGGAAGACATAAAGACTCTGAAACCTGATATTCTGATAGTAAATGAGGACGGTCACACTCCCGACAAGGAACTTCTTTGCCGCGAGATGAACATTGAATACAAAGTTCTTAAAAGAATCCCGCATGCAAATCTGCCGGCAAGATCAACAACAGCACTTCGTGCAGTAAAGCCGATGCCATACAGGATTGACCTTGCGGGCACATGGATCGACCAGCCATATGTTTCAAAATTTCATCCCGGAGCGGCTATTACAGCATCACTCGAACCAACCCTGGAGTTCAACGAACGTTCAGGAATGGCAACCTCTACCCGAAAAAAAGCAATTGAACTCTGGAATGATCACCTGCCGCTTGAAAAACCGGAAAAACTGGCAAAGACACTTTTCAGATATGATAATGATCCCGGTACACCTGAAGTAAGCGGTTCACAGGACTCAATAGGGATCACAATGCCGGGAATAAACAGATTCTACTATGAGAAAGGCAAATACTGGCCATCGGAATTTGACAGCATCACCGACCTTAAAAGAATCAACTGGCTTGAGGATAAGATTTCAATGGTAACACTCTGGCCACGTCCTGCCGGTTTTAATGTTTTGAAGGAAACATATATAAATGAGGAAAATGTTCAGAAGCTCACTGAAGCTGCAGATCTTGCCTGGGAAGGTTTGACGGAGATGAACATATCAAAGTTTTCCAAAGGCTTTCTCGATTCATTTAATGCGCAGATCAGAATGTTCCCGGCAATGATAAATCCGGAAATTGAAAAAGTCATTTCACAGTATAAAAACACCGCCCTTGCCTGGAAGCTATCCGGTGCAGGCGGAGGAGGATATCTTATCCTTGTCAGTGAGAAGCCGGTTCCAAATTCATTTAAAATTAAGATCAGGATTAAGGATTTGGGGTTGTAG
- a CDS encoding rhodanese-like domain-containing protein, which produces MRALVITILLFAVISRVSAQVPDSLKYKSLDPYYFHLNYLKEEKALLIDVREPFEFRGKRLKDAVNIPSSGNLEFAADTIGKDYALFFYCTTDYRSRRVAAKFYDYGFRKIYNLEGGIAGWRKEGNPVERKRVHDTRRTTQGRK; this is translated from the coding sequence ATGAGAGCTTTAGTTATAACTATCTTATTATTTGCAGTTATTTCACGCGTATCTGCCCAGGTGCCGGATTCGTTAAAGTACAAATCACTTGATCCATATTATTTTCATCTGAACTATCTAAAGGAAGAGAAGGCATTGCTGATTGATGTAAGGGAGCCCTTTGAGTTCCGTGGAAAGAGGCTGAAGGATGCTGTGAACATCCCCTCTTCAGGGAACCTGGAATTTGCTGCAGATACTATAGGAAAAGATTATGCACTGTTTTTTTATTGCACAACGGACTACAGAAGCAGAAGGGTTGCGGCTAAGTTTTATGATTATGGCTTCAGGAAAATCTATAATCTGGAGGGGGGGATTGCGGGGTGGAGGAAGGAGGGGAACCCGGTGGAACGAAAAAGGGTGCACGACACACGACGCACGACGCAAGGAAGAAAATAA
- a CDS encoding UpxY family transcription antiterminator: MKVQNTTPSTGKIKIPDDISEEKWYAIYTRPRAEKLVYNRLVEVGVETYLPLQKTIRTWSDRKKLVEKPLLTSYLFVKTNSKNFPVVYKTNGVVKFVSFEGHPVSIPQKQIDVLRLLIDSNAEIEVSSERFQKGDSVEVVSGALAGLTGELIKIGTHNRFVVRIDRLDQNLILKIPRTFLKKISI; encoded by the coding sequence ATGAAAGTTCAGAATACAACACCATCAACTGGAAAAATAAAGATTCCGGACGACATTTCGGAAGAAAAATGGTATGCGATATATACCCGTCCGAGGGCGGAGAAACTGGTGTATAACAGGCTTGTGGAGGTTGGTGTGGAGACTTATCTGCCGCTTCAGAAGACTATCAGGACATGGAGCGACAGAAAGAAACTTGTTGAAAAGCCGCTTCTAACTTCTTATCTATTTGTAAAGACTAACAGCAAGAATTTTCCTGTTGTATATAAAACAAACGGGGTTGTTAAGTTCGTGTCATTTGAGGGCCATCCTGTTTCAATCCCGCAGAAGCAGATCGATGTTCTTCGTCTGCTGATCGACAGCAACGCTGAGATTGAAGTATCCTCCGAGAGATTCCAAAAGGGCGATAGTGTTGAGGTCGTAAGCGGAGCTCTTGCCGGACTCACAGGTGAGCTGATAAAAATAGGAACGCATAATCGGTTTGTTGTGAGGATTGACAGGTTGGATCAGAATTTGATTCTTAAGATTCCGAGGACGTTTTTGAAGAAGATTTCAATTTAA